The proteins below are encoded in one region of Candidatus Palauibacter soopunensis:
- a CDS encoding c-type cytochrome codes for MFTPARKKLLLAVLVLSFGVQTGLVYSDVRSEPLSEAAREGRALWQAHACQTCHQFYGQGGFLGPDLTNAASRVDSTRLVSLLTVGSGQMPPLGFSDGESAAMAAFLREMDRPEIGRGELRMGTPGEGAGAQAAFERAVEAALGAGTPGGAGSAGGPDQDLAAVAAGFEAYRIRPCSACHFPFRDSPVGAPDLSLVAGSLAPDSLDRVLAEGRPLLGMPPPVPPLDDADRAALTAFLEFLAANREQLEAATEALAAGRRLDWGALPWWEYP; via the coding sequence ATGTTCACACCGGCCCGGAAAAAGCTGCTGTTGGCCGTGCTGGTGCTCTCCTTCGGAGTCCAGACGGGGCTGGTGTATTCGGACGTGCGCAGCGAGCCGCTGTCGGAGGCGGCGCGCGAGGGGCGTGCGCTCTGGCAGGCGCATGCCTGTCAAACCTGTCACCAGTTCTACGGTCAGGGGGGATTCCTCGGGCCGGATCTGACGAACGCCGCGAGCCGGGTTGATTCGACCCGGCTCGTTTCGTTGTTGACGGTGGGGAGCGGGCAGATGCCGCCGCTCGGGTTCAGCGACGGGGAGTCGGCGGCGATGGCGGCCTTCCTGCGGGAGATGGATCGGCCGGAGATCGGCCGCGGCGAGCTGCGGATGGGGACGCCGGGGGAGGGCGCCGGGGCGCAGGCGGCGTTCGAGCGCGCGGTCGAGGCGGCGCTCGGGGCCGGGACGCCCGGTGGCGCGGGATCGGCCGGCGGGCCGGATCAGGATCTGGCCGCAGTCGCCGCCGGGTTCGAGGCCTACCGCATCCGGCCGTGCAGCGCGTGCCACTTCCCGTTCCGCGACTCGCCCGTCGGGGCGCCCGACCTGTCGCTCGTCGCCGGGTCGCTCGCGCCCGACTCGCTCGACCGGGTGCTCGCGGAGGGCCGTCCCCTGCTGGGCATGCCGCCGCCCGTGCCGCCGCTCGACGACGCCGACCGGGCCGCGCTCACCGCGTTCCTCGAGTTCCTGGCGGCCAACCGCGAGCAACTGGAGGCAGCGACGGAGGCGCTCGCGGCGGGCCGACGCCTCGACTGGGGCGCGCTGCCGTGGTGGGAGTACCCGTGA
- a CDS encoding cbb3-type cytochrome c oxidase subunit I produces the protein MKPFGAGHPAHQFAVLTFLRGGLIAIAITLVGGILAAFYSVPSLAPWFQQIGLDLRQLRPIHTVFASAWVFLGGVAVVYRFLQDEGPPTMGDRWRLRIQVLTWAAAGLGILLTLGLGIGSGREYVGFHPFFSLLILAGWICYAWNFFRLAGKRFWERPVYVTMWGVGMLFFIVTFVEQHMWLIPGIFGDPVQDMRIQWKATGTLVGSFNLFVYGSVIYLGERISGDPSYGRSTTAYMLFAVGLLNSFTNFAHHTYHLPGRESVKWIAFVVSMMEIIVLARAMFDLWRALRTPSDTAFCAARGSFAAAKWWTCGILFGAILISIPPLNAVIHGTYVVTGHAMGAMIGIDTMILLGAAIWILSEHFQAREGEDAWDTLHTPAMRWSLIGLNVSVAALVLWLHVVGTAVGVTRAVHAPGETYVPPDWVSAWSGIGFAVFGTLSLVFFAWLLWQLMPTAFRYWRVSEERA, from the coding sequence GTGAAGCCCTTCGGGGCCGGCCACCCGGCGCACCAGTTCGCCGTGCTGACGTTCCTCCGCGGCGGGCTCATCGCGATCGCGATCACGCTCGTGGGCGGCATCCTCGCGGCGTTCTACTCGGTGCCGTCGCTCGCCCCGTGGTTCCAGCAGATCGGCCTCGACCTGCGCCAACTGCGGCCGATCCACACGGTCTTCGCCTCCGCGTGGGTCTTCCTCGGCGGCGTCGCCGTCGTGTACCGCTTCCTCCAGGACGAGGGTCCGCCCACGATGGGCGACCGCTGGCGCCTCCGCATCCAGGTCCTGACCTGGGCGGCCGCCGGCCTCGGGATCCTCCTCACGCTCGGCCTCGGGATCGGATCGGGCCGCGAATACGTCGGCTTCCACCCCTTCTTCTCCCTCCTCATCCTCGCGGGCTGGATCTGCTACGCGTGGAACTTCTTCCGCCTCGCCGGGAAGCGGTTCTGGGAGCGGCCCGTCTACGTGACGATGTGGGGCGTGGGGATGCTCTTCTTCATCGTCACCTTCGTGGAACAGCACATGTGGCTGATCCCGGGGATCTTCGGGGATCCGGTGCAGGACATGCGGATCCAGTGGAAGGCGACGGGCACCCTCGTCGGCAGCTTCAACCTCTTCGTCTACGGCTCGGTGATCTACCTGGGCGAGCGGATCTCGGGGGATCCCTCCTACGGGCGCTCGACGACCGCCTACATGCTGTTCGCGGTGGGGCTGCTCAACTCGTTCACGAACTTCGCGCACCACACCTATCATCTGCCGGGGCGGGAGTCGGTGAAGTGGATCGCCTTCGTCGTGAGCATGATGGAGATCATCGTGCTCGCGCGGGCCATGTTCGACCTGTGGCGGGCGCTGCGGACGCCGAGCGACACGGCGTTCTGCGCGGCCCGCGGCTCGTTCGCGGCGGCGAAGTGGTGGACGTGCGGGATCCTGTTCGGCGCGATCCTCATCTCGATTCCGCCGCTGAACGCGGTGATTCACGGGACGTACGTCGTCACGGGACACGCGATGGGGGCGATGATCGGCATCGACACGATGATCCTGCTGGGGGCGGCGATCTGGATCCTCAGCGAGCACTTCCAGGCCCGCGAGGGGGAGGACGCCTGGGACACGCTCCACACGCCGGCCATGCGCTGGAGTCTCATCGGGCTGAACGTCTCGGTGGCGGCGCTCGTGCTCTGGCTGCACGTCGTGGGGACGGCCGTCGGCGTGACGCGGGCGGTGCACGCGCCCGGCGAGACCTACGTGCCGCCGGACTGGGTGTCGGCCTGGAGCGGGATCGGGTTCGCGGTCTTCGGCACGCTGTCGCTGGTCTTCTTCGCGTGGCTCCTCTGGCAGCTCATGCCGACCGCCTTCCGGTACTGGCGGGTGTCGGAGGAACGGGCATGA
- a CDS encoding acetoacetate--CoA ligase, whose product MTASRARSQPGVTGASGPLWAPDPDFAATTNMARFTRYANETCGAATDSPEALWRWSIREPEAFWNAVWDFCGVIGERGERVVVDFDRLPGARWYPDARLNYAENLLRRRDDGPALLFRAEDRVRRDLSWAELYDKTSRLARALDALGIEPGDRVAGYVPNMPESIVYMLASASLGATISTASPDFGVQGVLDRFGQIEPRVLLAADGYFWQGKRYSSLDRLPEIVRRLPSVERVIIVPHTEPDPDVSAIPGGVLFDDFIDPWSPREIEFRRLPFDHPLYILFSSGTTGVPKCIVHGAGGILLTHLKEHRLHADIRPGDRAFYYTTCGWMMWNWLSSTLASEATAVLYDGSPFHPGPHVLFDYADEVRMTQLGVSAKFIDALGKEGLRPRETHDLSSVRTMLSTGSPLVPEGFDYVYRDVKPDVHLASISGGTDLCAGFVVGHPLLPVWRGEIQAPSLGMDVDVWDEEGRSMPAGKGELVCKSPFPSVPTGFWGDDDGSRFHAAYFDMYPNVWRHGDWMEWTEHGGAVIYGRSDATLNAGGVRIGTAEIYRLVDRMPEVLESIVIGQPWENDTRVVLFVRLAEGRSLDEDLESRIRGEIRENASPRHVPARILQVADIPRTKSAKISELAVRAVVLGESVKNVEALANPEALEDYRNRPELRA is encoded by the coding sequence ATGACGGCGTCGCGGGCGAGGAGTCAGCCGGGCGTGACGGGCGCGAGCGGGCCGCTATGGGCGCCGGATCCCGACTTCGCCGCGACGACGAACATGGCGCGCTTCACGCGCTACGCGAACGAGACGTGCGGGGCGGCGACCGACTCTCCGGAGGCGCTGTGGCGCTGGTCGATCCGCGAGCCCGAGGCGTTCTGGAACGCGGTGTGGGACTTCTGCGGCGTCATCGGCGAGCGGGGCGAGCGCGTGGTCGTCGACTTCGACCGCCTGCCGGGGGCGCGCTGGTATCCGGACGCGCGGCTGAACTACGCGGAGAACCTGCTGCGGCGCCGGGACGACGGCCCGGCCCTCCTCTTCCGGGCCGAGGACCGCGTCCGCCGCGACCTCTCCTGGGCTGAGCTGTACGACAAGACGTCGCGCCTCGCCCGGGCCCTGGACGCGCTCGGGATCGAGCCGGGCGACCGCGTGGCCGGCTACGTGCCCAACATGCCGGAGTCCATCGTCTACATGCTCGCCTCGGCGAGCCTCGGGGCCACGATCTCCACCGCCTCGCCCGATTTCGGCGTGCAGGGCGTGCTCGACCGCTTCGGGCAGATCGAACCGCGCGTCCTCCTCGCGGCCGACGGCTACTTCTGGCAAGGGAAGCGGTACTCGAGCCTCGACCGCCTGCCGGAGATCGTGCGGCGCCTCCCCTCCGTGGAGCGCGTCATCATCGTCCCCCACACCGAGCCGGATCCCGACGTCTCGGCGATCCCGGGCGGCGTCCTGTTCGACGACTTCATCGACCCGTGGAGCCCGCGGGAGATCGAGTTCCGGCGGCTCCCGTTCGACCATCCCCTCTACATCCTCTTCTCCTCCGGTACGACCGGCGTCCCGAAGTGCATCGTGCACGGGGCGGGCGGCATCCTCCTCACTCACCTGAAGGAGCACCGGCTGCACGCGGACATCCGGCCGGGCGACCGCGCCTTCTACTACACGACCTGCGGGTGGATGATGTGGAACTGGCTTTCGTCGACGCTCGCGAGCGAGGCGACGGCGGTCCTGTACGACGGCTCGCCCTTCCACCCCGGGCCGCACGTCCTGTTCGACTACGCGGACGAAGTGCGCATGACGCAGCTCGGCGTGTCCGCGAAGTTCATCGACGCGCTCGGGAAGGAGGGGCTCCGGCCGCGGGAGACGCACGATCTCTCCTCGGTGCGGACGATGCTCTCCACGGGTTCTCCCCTCGTCCCGGAGGGGTTCGACTACGTGTACCGGGACGTGAAGCCCGACGTCCACCTCGCCTCGATTTCGGGCGGGACGGACCTGTGCGCGGGGTTCGTGGTCGGGCACCCGCTCCTCCCTGTGTGGAGGGGCGAGATCCAGGCGCCGTCGCTGGGCATGGACGTGGATGTGTGGGATGAGGAGGGGCGGTCGATGCCGGCGGGGAAGGGGGAACTCGTCTGCAAGTCGCCCTTCCCGTCGGTGCCGACGGGGTTCTGGGGAGACGACGACGGGAGCCGCTTCCACGCGGCGTACTTCGACATGTATCCCAACGTCTGGCGGCACGGCGACTGGATGGAGTGGACGGAACACGGCGGCGCGGTGATCTACGGCCGCTCCGACGCGACGCTGAACGCGGGCGGCGTGCGGATCGGGACGGCGGAGATCTACCGGCTGGTGGACCGGATGCCGGAGGTGCTGGAATCCATCGTCATCGGGCAGCCGTGGGAGAACGACACGCGCGTCGTCCTCTTCGTGCGGCTCGCGGAGGGCCGGAGCCTGGACGAGGACCTGGAGTCGCGGATCCGGGGGGAGATCCGGGAGAACGCCTCGCCCCGCCACGTCCCGGCGCGGATACTGCAGGTGGCGGACATCCCGCGCACGAAGAGCGCCAAGATCTCGGAACTCGCCGTGCGCGCCGTCGTACTGGGAGAGTCCGTGAAGAACGTCGAGGCCCTCGCCAACCCCGAGGCCCTCGAAGACTACCGCAACCGCCCCGAACTCCGCGCTTAA
- a CDS encoding P1 family peptidase, with product MRPELPGPRSARGVALVAAGVLGGFLAAGGCVAQETADSAGGGITAIEGLALGHFTLEERPTGCTVVLAEGGAVAGVDVRGGAPGTREIALLDPVNSVQEAHAIVLSGGSAFGLDAASGVVRYLEERGIGYRAGDHVVPIVAAAILFDLGIGGGSVRPGPECGYEAARAASADPPAEGSVGAGAGATVGKLRGRGRAMKGGIGTASITLEDGLTVAAVVAVNAVGDVIDPATGEVVAGVRTEDGTGFADARALIREGEARPPGDVPDDASVENTTIGVVATNARLSKAEITKVAQMAHDGLARAIYPAHTPSDGDTLFGLATGTHTDDAGVARIGALAADMVAEAILRAVRTATGLTGLPSVSDLTDTGN from the coding sequence ATGAGACCGGAGCTTCCGGGGCCGCGCTCTGCGCGGGGCGTCGCGCTCGTGGCGGCCGGCGTGCTGGGCGGGTTTCTCGCGGCGGGAGGGTGTGTGGCGCAGGAGACAGCGGATTCGGCGGGGGGTGGGATCACGGCGATCGAGGGTCTCGCGCTGGGGCACTTCACGCTGGAGGAGCGGCCCACGGGCTGTACGGTCGTCCTCGCCGAGGGCGGCGCCGTGGCGGGCGTCGACGTGCGGGGCGGGGCGCCGGGGACGCGGGAGATCGCCCTCCTCGATCCGGTGAACAGCGTGCAGGAAGCCCACGCCATCGTGCTCTCGGGCGGGAGCGCGTTCGGGCTCGACGCGGCGTCGGGCGTGGTCCGCTATCTCGAGGAGCGCGGGATCGGGTATCGGGCGGGGGACCATGTCGTCCCGATCGTCGCGGCGGCGATCCTGTTCGATCTCGGCATCGGCGGCGGGTCCGTTCGGCCGGGGCCGGAATGCGGTTACGAGGCCGCCCGTGCGGCGAGCGCGGATCCCCCGGCCGAGGGCAGCGTCGGCGCGGGGGCCGGGGCGACGGTAGGGAAGCTCCGCGGCCGGGGCCGCGCGATGAAGGGCGGGATCGGCACCGCCTCGATCACCCTCGAGGACGGTCTCACGGTGGCCGCGGTCGTGGCGGTCAATGCGGTCGGAGACGTGATCGATCCGGCCACGGGCGAGGTCGTGGCCGGCGTCCGCACCGAGGACGGGACGGGTTTCGCGGACGCCCGCGCGCTGATCCGGGAGGGCGAGGCGCGGCCGCCGGGCGACGTGCCGGACGACGCTTCCGTCGAGAACACGACTATCGGCGTCGTGGCGACGAACGCGCGCCTCTCGAAAGCCGAGATCACGAAGGTCGCCCAGATGGCGCACGACGGGCTCGCCCGGGCCATCTACCCGGCGCACACTCCGAGCGACGGCGACACCCTGTTCGGCCTTGCCACCGGCACGCACACGGACGACGCAGGCGTGGCGCGGATCGGCGCGCTCGCCGCCGACATGGTCGCCGAAGCGATCCTGCGCGCCGTCCGCACCGCCACCGGCCTCACCGGCCTCCCCTCCGTGTCCGACCTGACGGACACCGGCAACTGA
- a CDS encoding sodium:solute symporter family protein — MTTGLWVLLAYAAGLVALGAWIGRRVAAAGSFFVADRKLGPVLLFATVLAANLGAGTTVGAAGLGYRDGLSAWWWVGSAGIGTILLALWVGPRIWKVAARHGLLTMGDYLDLRYGRSVRLLIAVLLWFATLTIVSGQLIAMAEIVSVVAGTPRWIGALLGGIVVIVYFSAGGLVASAWVNLVQLVVLLAGFAVAIPWALSDIGGWAAIEATAARTSPDYLNLWQGGGSGWVYIALLAPAFIISPGLVQKVYGATGPRAIRIGLLAAGVGLVLFAFAPTVLGMIARVYDPALASREQALPMLLATALPPALGLLGLAAVFSAEVSSADAGLFMLSTSLSKDLYKGFLRPEATSRQVLRVARGAAIAGGTLGVLLALWLESVIASLTIFYSILSVSLFVPVAAGLHSRRAGVPEALAAIGAGLAALGAVHIFAPADAPALLDRTLIGLIVSAAAFALVALVRARRGDARRTLDIEREQG; from the coding sequence GTGACTACCGGCCTCTGGGTCCTTCTCGCGTATGCTGCGGGGCTCGTTGCGCTGGGGGCGTGGATCGGGCGCCGAGTCGCCGCGGCGGGGAGCTTCTTCGTGGCGGACCGCAAGCTCGGGCCGGTGCTGCTCTTCGCCACCGTGCTGGCCGCCAACCTCGGGGCGGGCACGACGGTGGGCGCGGCGGGGCTCGGCTACCGGGACGGGCTGAGCGCGTGGTGGTGGGTCGGCTCGGCCGGCATCGGGACGATCCTGCTCGCCCTCTGGGTCGGGCCGCGTATCTGGAAGGTGGCCGCGCGCCACGGGCTTCTCACGATGGGGGACTACCTGGACCTGCGGTACGGCCGCTCCGTGCGGCTGCTGATCGCCGTCCTGCTCTGGTTCGCCACCCTCACCATCGTGTCCGGGCAGCTCATCGCCATGGCCGAGATCGTCTCGGTCGTCGCCGGAACCCCCCGCTGGATCGGCGCGCTCCTGGGCGGGATCGTCGTCATCGTCTACTTCAGCGCCGGCGGCCTCGTGGCGTCGGCCTGGGTGAACCTGGTCCAGCTCGTCGTGCTGCTCGCCGGGTTCGCGGTCGCGATCCCGTGGGCGCTGTCCGACATCGGCGGCTGGGCCGCGATCGAGGCCACCGCCGCGCGCACGTCGCCGGACTACCTGAATCTGTGGCAGGGCGGGGGGTCCGGCTGGGTCTACATCGCCCTCCTGGCGCCCGCCTTCATCATCTCCCCGGGGCTCGTGCAGAAGGTCTACGGCGCGACGGGTCCCCGGGCGATCCGGATCGGACTCCTCGCCGCCGGCGTCGGGCTCGTGCTGTTCGCCTTCGCGCCGACGGTGCTCGGCATGATCGCCCGCGTCTACGACCCCGCGCTCGCGAGCCGCGAGCAGGCGCTGCCCATGCTCCTCGCCACCGCGCTGCCGCCCGCGCTGGGGCTCCTCGGCCTCGCCGCGGTGTTCTCCGCCGAGGTGAGTTCGGCCGACGCCGGGCTGTTCATGCTCTCGACCTCCCTCTCGAAGGACCTCTACAAGGGATTCCTGAGACCCGAGGCGACGAGCCGGCAGGTGCTGCGGGTGGCGCGGGGCGCCGCCATCGCCGGGGGGACGCTGGGCGTGCTGCTCGCACTCTGGCTCGAAAGCGTGATCGCCTCGCTCACGATCTTCTACTCGATCCTGAGCGTGAGCCTGTTCGTGCCCGTGGCCGCCGGCCTGCACTCGCGGCGCGCCGGCGTGCCCGAAGCGCTGGCCGCCATCGGCGCCGGCCTCGCCGCGCTGGGCGCCGTGCACATCTTCGCCCCCGCCGACGCGCCGGCCCTGCTCGACCGCACCCTCATCGGCCTCATCGTCTCCGCCGCCGCCTTCGCCCTCGTCGCCCTGGTCCGCGCGCGCCGAGGTGACGCCCGTCGCACGCTGGATATCGAGCGAGAGCAGGGCTAA